A DNA window from Arachis hypogaea cultivar Tifrunner chromosome 18, arahy.Tifrunner.gnm2.J5K5, whole genome shotgun sequence contains the following coding sequences:
- the LOC112769177 gene encoding protein DETOXIFICATION 42, which translates to MAEKQKPSSSTSSGDWRRIPLCTFFKDTRQVFKLDSLGREILSIALPAAMALTADPIASLVDTAFIGRIGAVELAAVGVSIALFNQVSRIAIFPLVSCTTSFVAEEDSITGASPPVDESETMEAGPPSDAETKEFLPQKGTIVGSIQKLDLAGESFDTVEEAQQKKRHIPSASSAIFIGGILGLIQAVLLISAAKPLLNFMGVASDSPMLHPAQRYLTLRSLGAPAVLLSLAMQGVFRGFKDTRTPLYATVAGDVTNIALDPLFMFVFRLGVSGAAIAHVISQYLISVILLWRLMEQVDLIPPSIKHLRFDRFLRNGFLLLMRVIAVTFCVTLAASLAARHGSTSMAAFQVCLQIWLAVSLLADGLAVAGQAILAGAFANKDYEKATTTASRVLQMGLVLGVGLAFILGTGLHFGAKLFTEDVKVLHLIRMGIPFVALTQPLNSLAFVFDGVNFGASDFAYSAFSMIVVAIISIVCLLIMSSAGGFIGIWIALTIYMSLRAFAGFLRIGTGSGPWEFLWR; encoded by the exons ATGGCTGAGAAGCAGAAACCGTCTTCCTCAACATCATCAGGGGATTGGAGGAGAATACCACTTTGCACTTTCTTTAAGGATACCAG ACAAGTTTTCAAATTAGATAGTCTTGGTCGTGAAATATTGTCTATTGCACTGCCTGCAGCAATGGCTTTGACAGCAGACCCCATAGCTTCACTGGTTGACACAGCATTCATAGGCCGAATCG GTGCAGTGGAGCTTGCTGCTGTAGGAGTTTCAATAGCTCTCTTCAATCAAGTGTCAAGGATTGCAATATTCCCCCTTGTCAGTTGCACAACCTCTTTTGTGGCTGAGGAAGACAGCATCACCGGAGCAAGTCCTCCGGTAGATGAAAGCGAAACCATGGAAGCAGGTCCACCCTCTGATGCTGAAACCAAAGAGTTCCTACCCCAGAAAGGTACCATTGTTGGAAGTATTCAGAAACTAGATTTGGCTGGTGAAAGCTTTGACACAGTTGAGGAGGCGCAACAAAAGAAAAGGCATATCCCTTCGGCTTCATCTGCAATATTTATCGGCGGCATCCTTGGCCTCATCCAGGCAGTACTACTTATATCTGCAGCAAAACCTTTATTGAACTTCATGGGAGTAGCTTCT GACTCTCCTATGCTACACCCTGCGCAACGGTACCTGACACTGCGGTCCCTTGGTGCTCCTGCGGTTCTTCTTTCGTTGGCGATGCAGGGAGTCTTCAGAGGATTTAAGGACACTAGAACTCCTCTATATGCTACTG TGGCTGGAGATGTTACCAATATAGCATTAGATCCTTTATTCATGTTTGTATTTCGCTTAGGCGTCAGCGGTGCAGCCATTGCCCATGTTATATCTCA GTACCTTATTTCAGTTATACTTCTATGGAGGTTGATGGAACAAGTTGATCTTATTCCTCCAAGCATCAAGCATTTGAGATTTGACCGATTTCTTAGAAATG GTTTCCTATTGTTAATGAGAGTCATTGCTGTAACATTCTGTGTGACACTGGCCGCGTCTTTAGCTGCGCGCCACGGATCAACATCCATGGCAGCTTTTCAAGTGTGCCTACAGATTTGGCTGGCAGTGTCTCTTCTGGCTGATGGTCTGGCTGTTGCTGGGCAG GCTATTCTTGCGGGTGCATTTGCTAATAAGGACTATGAGAAGGCCACAACAACTGCTTCGCGAGTATTGCAG ATGGGATTGGTTCTAGGTGTGGGACTTGCATTTATTCTTGGAACAGGATTGCACTTTGGAGCTAAGCTGTTTACTGAAGATGTTAAAGTCCTCCATCTCATTAGAATGGGGATACCG TTTGTAGCATTAACACAACCCCTGAACTCATTGGCATTTGTATTTGATGGTGTCAACTTTGGAGCATCTGATTTCGCATATTCAGCCTTCTCTATG ATTGTGGTGGCCATCATTAGCATAGTATGTTTACTTATCATGTCATCTGCTGGTGGTTTCATTGGAATATGGATTGCTTTGACAATTTATATGTCTCTTAGGGC